A DNA window from Streptomyces asoensis contains the following coding sequences:
- the rnc gene encoding ribonuclease III, translated as MSDAKADTTAKNKADTASSHTLLEGRLGYRLESALLVRALTHRSFAYENGGLPTNERLEFLGDSVLGLVVTDTLYRTHPDLPEGQLAKLRAAVVNSRALAEVGRGLDLGSFIRLGRGEEGTGGRDKASILADTLEAVIGAVYLDQGLDAASELVHRLFDPLIEKSSNLGAGLDWKTSLQELTATEGLGVPEYLVTETGPDHEKTFTAAARVGGVSYGTGTGRSKKEAEQQAAESAWRSIRAAADERAKAAEAAPADGSPDTESASA; from the coding sequence ATGTCTGACGCCAAGGCGGACACGACCGCCAAGAACAAGGCGGACACGGCCTCGTCCCACACGCTTCTGGAAGGGCGGCTCGGCTATCGGCTCGAGTCCGCCCTTCTGGTGCGTGCGCTGACCCACCGTTCCTTCGCGTACGAGAACGGCGGCCTGCCGACGAACGAGCGTCTTGAGTTCCTCGGGGACTCCGTGCTCGGTCTCGTCGTCACGGACACGCTGTACCGCACCCACCCCGACCTGCCCGAAGGCCAGCTGGCCAAGTTGCGGGCCGCGGTGGTCAACTCGCGTGCGCTGGCGGAGGTCGGCCGTGGCCTCGACCTGGGTTCCTTCATCCGGCTCGGCCGTGGTGAAGAGGGCACGGGCGGCCGGGACAAGGCGTCCATTCTCGCCGACACCCTCGAAGCGGTGATCGGCGCGGTCTATCTCGACCAGGGCCTCGACGCGGCCTCCGAACTGGTGCACCGCCTGTTCGACCCGCTGATCGAGAAGTCCTCGAACCTCGGTGCCGGCCTGGACTGGAAGACCAGCCTCCAGGAGCTCACCGCGACCGAAGGCCTCGGGGTCCCCGAGTACCTGGTCACGGAGACCGGCCCGGACCACGAGAAGACCTTCACTGCTGCTGCCCGCGTCGGAGGCGTCTCGTACGGCACCGGCACCGGCCGCAGCAAGAAGGAGGCGGAGCAGCAGGCCGCCGAGTCCGCGTGGCGGTCCATCCGGGCCGCGGCGGACGAGCGCGCCAAGGCGGCCGAGGCCGCCCCGGCCGACGGCAGCCCGGACACCGAGTCCGCCTCCGCCTGA
- a CDS encoding winged helix-turn-helix transcriptional regulator: protein MDITQERTEDRNLPFDVFARACPSRGTLEHVTGRWGGLTLGALHEGSLRFNELRRRVDGVSEKMLSQTLHALERDGLVHREAQPTNPPRVDYELTPLGREVAERLLSLIHCVEGRMDDVLAARERYDGMRGTF, encoded by the coding sequence ATGGACATAACCCAGGAGCGCACGGAGGACCGGAACCTCCCGTTCGACGTGTTCGCCAGGGCCTGCCCCTCGCGCGGCACGCTGGAGCACGTCACCGGGCGCTGGGGCGGGCTCACGCTCGGCGCGCTCCACGAAGGCTCCCTGCGCTTCAACGAGCTGCGCCGCCGGGTGGACGGCGTGAGCGAGAAGATGCTGTCGCAGACCCTGCACGCGCTGGAGCGCGACGGCCTGGTGCACCGCGAGGCCCAGCCCACCAACCCGCCCCGCGTGGACTACGAGCTGACCCCGCTGGGGCGGGAGGTGGCCGAACGGCTGCTGTCCCTCATCCACTGCGTGGAGGGGCGCATGGACGACGTGCTGGCCGCCCGCGAGCGTTACGACGGTATGCGCGGCACCTTCTGA
- a CDS encoding acylphosphatase produces the protein MSEDVRLVAWVRGHVQGVGFRWFTRAKALEIGCLSGFALNLADGRVQVVAEGAREGCEGLLDWLLSDDTPGRVDGVTEIWDTPRGGYDGFAIR, from the coding sequence ATGAGTGAGGATGTACGGCTGGTCGCCTGGGTGCGCGGACACGTCCAGGGCGTGGGTTTCCGCTGGTTCACAAGGGCGAAGGCTCTGGAGATCGGCTGCCTGAGTGGTTTTGCTCTCAATTTGGCGGACGGACGGGTCCAGGTAGTTGCGGAGGGGGCCCGTGAGGGCTGTGAGGGACTGCTCGACTGGCTTCTGAGTGACGACACGCCCGGACGCGTGGACGGCGTCACCGAGATCTGGGACACACCGCGCGGGGGTTACGACGGCTTCGCGATCCGCTGA
- a CDS encoding YceD family protein: protein MALNARLDHRKPLVFDTHELGRRPGAQQRLTREIEAPRDLGIQGVIGVPEGAPLELDLRLESVMEGVLVTGTARAQAEGECVRCLEPLELELDADFQEMFSYPDADDRGRPKAEPVDDAEEDEDMLFLEDGLFDLEPVLRDAVVLALPMQPVCQDDCLGLCSECGARLTDDPDHHHDATDIRWAALQGLAGSLEDGEKDEMSGEAPRPARANEKQEK, encoded by the coding sequence ATGGCCCTGAACGCCCGCCTCGACCACCGCAAGCCTCTCGTGTTCGACACGCACGAGCTGGGGCGGCGGCCCGGTGCGCAGCAGCGCCTGACCCGCGAGATCGAAGCACCCCGGGATCTCGGGATCCAGGGAGTGATCGGCGTGCCGGAAGGCGCACCGCTGGAGCTCGACCTCCGACTCGAGTCGGTCATGGAAGGGGTGCTCGTCACAGGCACCGCCCGTGCACAGGCCGAGGGGGAGTGCGTAAGGTGTCTGGAGCCGCTGGAGCTGGAGCTCGATGCGGACTTCCAGGAGATGTTCTCGTACCCTGACGCCGACGACCGGGGCCGCCCCAAAGCGGAGCCGGTCGACGACGCCGAGGAAGACGAGGACATGCTCTTCCTCGAGGACGGCTTGTTCGACCTCGAACCCGTGCTGCGTGATGCGGTGGTGCTCGCACTGCCGATGCAGCCGGTGTGCCAGGACGACTGCCTGGGTCTGTGCTCCGAATGCGGAGCGCGGCTCACGGACGACCCGGACCACCACCACGACGCCACCGACATCCGTTGGGCGGCACTGCAGGGACTCGCCGGTTCACTCGAAGACGGCGAGAAGGACGAGATGAGTGGCGAAGCGCCTCGACCGGCGCGCGCCAACGAGAAGCAGGAGAAGTAG
- the mutM gene encoding bifunctional DNA-formamidopyrimidine glycosylase/DNA-(apurinic or apyrimidinic site) lyase, with amino-acid sequence MPELPEVEVVRRGLERWVARRTVADAEVLHPRAVRRHPAGGEDFARRLEGHRIGTPSRRGKYLWLPLADTGQAILAHLGMSGQLLVQPPGAPDEKHLRVRVRFADEVDTELRFVDQRTFGGLSLHDTGPDGLPDVIAHIARDPLDPLFDEEAFHQALRRRRTTIKRALLDQSLISGVGNIYADEALWRARLHYDRPTGNFTRPRTGELLGHVRDVMNAALSVGGTSFDSLYVNVNGESGYFDRSLDAYGREGLPCRRCGTPMRRRPWMNRSSYFCPVCQKVPRIPS; translated from the coding sequence ATGCCCGAGTTGCCCGAGGTCGAGGTCGTCCGGCGCGGACTGGAGCGATGGGTGGCCCGGCGCACGGTCGCCGACGCCGAGGTCCTGCACCCGCGCGCCGTACGCCGTCATCCGGCCGGCGGCGAGGACTTCGCGCGCCGTCTCGAAGGTCACCGCATCGGCACCCCCAGCCGCCGCGGCAAGTACCTGTGGCTGCCGCTGGCGGACACCGGACAGGCGATCCTGGCCCACCTGGGCATGAGCGGTCAGCTCCTGGTCCAGCCGCCCGGGGCCCCCGACGAGAAGCACCTGCGCGTGCGGGTGCGCTTCGCGGACGAGGTGGACACCGAGCTGCGCTTCGTGGACCAGCGCACCTTCGGCGGCCTCTCGCTGCACGACACGGGCCCCGACGGCCTTCCCGACGTCATCGCGCACATCGCCCGTGACCCCCTCGACCCGCTGTTCGACGAGGAGGCCTTCCACCAGGCGCTGCGGCGCAGGCGCACCACCATCAAGCGCGCGCTGCTCGACCAGTCGCTGATCAGCGGTGTCGGCAACATCTACGCGGACGAGGCGCTGTGGCGCGCCCGGCTGCACTACGACCGCCCCACGGGCAACTTCACGCGTCCGCGCACCGGCGAACTGCTGGGCCACGTGCGGGACGTGATGAACGCGGCCCTGTCCGTGGGCGGCACCAGCTTCGACAGCCTGTACGTCAACGTCAACGGCGAGTCGGGCTACTTCGACCGGTCACTGGACGCCTACGGCCGTGAGGGTCTGCCGTGCAGGCGCTGCGGCACGCCGATGCGCCGCCGTCCCTGGATGAACCGGTCCAGCTACTTCTGCCCGGTGTGTCAGAAGGTGCCGCGCATACCGTCGTAA
- a CDS encoding flavodoxin family protein produces MSAPVVSPSVAASPVISVAYHSGYGHTAVLAEAVRAGAADTGAQVHLIKVDEITEEQWTLLDGSDAIVFGSPTYMGTASAAFHAFAEATSARWATQAWHDKLAAGFTNSGSKSGDKLHTLQFFQILAAQLGMHWVNLGLLPGWNSSTASENDLNRLGVFLGAAAQTNVDEGPDAVHKADVATAEHLGRRVAETARVFLDGRARTA; encoded by the coding sequence ATGTCCGCCCCCGTGGTTTCCCCCTCCGTTGCGGCCTCTCCGGTGATCTCCGTCGCCTACCACTCCGGCTACGGCCACACCGCCGTCCTCGCCGAGGCCGTCCGCGCCGGGGCCGCCGACACCGGTGCCCAGGTGCACCTGATCAAGGTCGACGAGATCACCGAGGAGCAGTGGACCCTGCTCGACGGATCGGACGCGATCGTGTTCGGTTCACCGACCTACATGGGGACCGCGTCCGCCGCGTTCCACGCCTTCGCCGAGGCGACGTCCGCGCGCTGGGCCACCCAGGCCTGGCACGACAAGCTGGCCGCCGGGTTCACCAACTCGGGCTCCAAGAGCGGCGACAAGCTGCACACGCTCCAGTTCTTCCAGATCCTGGCCGCGCAGCTGGGCATGCACTGGGTGAACCTCGGCCTGCTGCCCGGCTGGAACAGCAGCACGGCCTCCGAGAACGACCTCAACCGCCTCGGCGTGTTCCTCGGCGCGGCGGCGCAGACCAACGTCGACGAGGGCCCGGACGCCGTCCACAAGGCCGATGTGGCGACGGCCGAGCACCTGGGCCGGCGGGTCGCCGAGACCGCGCGCGTCTTCCTGGACGGCCGCGCCCGCACGGCATGA
- the rpmF gene encoding 50S ribosomal protein L32, which yields MAVPKRKMSRSNTRHRRSQWKAAVPTLVACERCHEPKLQHIACPSCGTYNKRQVLEV from the coding sequence GTGGCTGTTCCGAAGCGGAAGATGTCGCGCAGCAACACGCGCCACCGCCGGTCGCAGTGGAAGGCTGCGGTCCCCACCCTGGTTGCGTGCGAGCGCTGCCACGAGCCCAAGCTGCAGCACATCGCGTGCCCGTCTTGCGGTACCTACAACAAGCGCCAGGTCCTCGAGGTCTGA
- the smc gene encoding chromosome segregation protein SMC, producing the protein MHLKALTLRGFKSFASATTLRFEPGITCVVGPNGSGKSNVVDALSWVMGEQGAKSLRGGKMEDVIFAGTTGRPPLGRAEVSLTIDNSDGALPIEYAEVTITRIMFRNGGSEYQINGDTCRLLDIQDLLSDSGIGREMHVIVGQGQLDSVLHADPMGRRAFIEEAAGVLKHRKRKEKALRKLDAMQANLARVQDLTDELRRQLKPLGRQAAVARRAAVIQADLRDARLRLLADDLVRLREALRGEIADEAALKERKEAAEQDLRKALQREALLEDEVRRLAPRLQRAQQTWYELSQLAERVRGTVSLADARVKSATSAPPEERRGRDPEDMEREAARVREQEAELEAALEAAQHALDDTVAHRADLERELALEERRLKDVARAIADRREGLARLNGQVNAARSRAASAQAEIDRLAAARDEAQERAVAAQEEYETLKAEVDGLDADDQELGDRHEGARHRLAEAEAALTAARDAATAAERRRAATRARHEALALGLRRKDGTGALLGARDALGGLLGPAAELLSVTQGYETALAAAFGAAADALAVTTPSAAAEAIRLLRKQDGGRAALLLGGAPDDVPREPGESGGPRYAADLVRGPAELMPAVRRLLRDVVVVDTLEDAEELVHSRPALTAVTAEGDLLGAHFAYGGSAGAPSLLEVQASVDEAAAELDELAVRCEELARAQEAAGERRGECAALVEELGERRRAADRQKSAVAQQLGRLAGQARGAAGEAERSTAAAARAQDALDRAVEEAEELAERLAVAEEMPVEEEPDTSARDRLAADGANARQTEMEARLQVRTHEERVKGLAGRADSLDRAARAEREARARAEQRRARLRHEAAVAQAVAGGARQLLAHVEVSLGRAEAERVAADAAKALREQELAAARAAGRDLKAELDKLTDSVHRGEVLGAEKRMRIEQLETRALEELGVEPAGLVSEYGPHQPVPSSPPAEGEVLPEDPDDPRNRPRPFLRAEQEKRLKAAERAYQQLGKVNPLALEEFSALEERHKFLSEQLEDLKKTRADLLQVVKEVDERVEQVFTEAFRDTARQFEGVFGRLFPGGEGRLILTDPDNMLTTGVDVEARPPGKKVKRLSLLSGGERSLTAVAMLVSIFKARPSPFYVMDEVEAALDDTNLQRLIRIMQELQESSQLIVITHQKRTMEVADALYGVSMQGDGVSKVISQRLR; encoded by the coding sequence GTGCACCTCAAGGCCCTGACCCTCCGGGGTTTCAAGTCGTTCGCCTCGGCGACCACGCTCCGGTTCGAACCGGGTATCACCTGTGTGGTCGGACCGAACGGCTCGGGCAAGTCCAACGTCGTCGACGCGCTCAGCTGGGTCATGGGCGAGCAGGGCGCCAAGTCCCTGCGCGGCGGCAAGATGGAGGACGTCATCTTCGCCGGCACCACCGGCCGTCCGCCGCTGGGCCGGGCCGAGGTGTCCCTGACCATCGACAACTCCGACGGGGCGCTGCCCATCGAGTACGCCGAGGTCACCATCACGCGGATCATGTTCCGCAACGGCGGCAGCGAGTACCAGATCAACGGCGACACCTGCCGGCTGCTCGACATCCAGGACCTGCTGTCCGACTCCGGCATCGGCCGCGAGATGCACGTCATCGTCGGCCAGGGCCAGCTCGACTCCGTGCTGCACGCCGATCCCATGGGGCGGCGTGCCTTCATCGAGGAGGCCGCGGGCGTCCTCAAGCACCGCAAGCGCAAGGAGAAGGCGCTCAGGAAACTGGACGCGATGCAGGCCAACCTCGCGCGCGTGCAGGACCTGACCGACGAACTGCGGCGTCAGCTCAAGCCACTGGGCCGCCAGGCCGCCGTCGCCCGCCGCGCCGCCGTCATCCAGGCCGACCTGCGCGACGCCCGGCTGCGTCTGCTCGCCGACGACCTCGTACGGCTGCGGGAGGCGCTGCGGGGCGAGATCGCCGACGAGGCCGCCCTCAAGGAGCGCAAGGAGGCCGCCGAGCAGGACCTGCGCAAGGCGCTCCAGCGGGAGGCGCTCCTCGAGGACGAGGTCCGCAGGCTCGCGCCGCGGCTCCAGCGCGCCCAGCAGACCTGGTACGAGCTGTCCCAGCTGGCCGAACGCGTCCGCGGCACGGTCTCCCTCGCCGACGCGCGCGTGAAGAGCGCCACCTCCGCGCCGCCCGAGGAACGCCGGGGCCGCGACCCCGAGGACATGGAGCGCGAGGCCGCCCGCGTCCGCGAGCAGGAAGCCGAACTGGAGGCAGCCCTCGAAGCGGCCCAGCACGCGCTCGACGACACCGTCGCCCACCGCGCCGACCTGGAGCGGGAGCTGGCCCTCGAAGAGCGGCGCCTGAAGGACGTCGCCCGCGCCATCGCCGACCGCCGCGAGGGCCTGGCCCGGCTGAACGGCCAGGTCAACGCGGCCCGCTCGCGCGCCGCCTCCGCCCAGGCCGAGATCGACCGGCTGGCCGCCGCCCGGGACGAGGCCCAGGAGCGGGCGGTCGCCGCGCAGGAGGAGTACGAGACGCTCAAGGCGGAGGTCGACGGTCTCGACGCGGACGACCAGGAGCTGGGCGACCGGCACGAGGGCGCCAGGCACCGGCTCGCCGAGGCGGAGGCCGCCCTCACCGCCGCCCGCGACGCGGCCACGGCGGCCGAGCGCCGGCGTGCCGCGACCCGGGCCCGTCACGAGGCGCTCGCGCTGGGCCTGCGCCGCAAGGACGGCACGGGCGCGCTGCTCGGCGCGCGGGACGCGCTCGGCGGCCTGCTGGGCCCGGCGGCCGAACTGCTGAGCGTGACCCAGGGGTACGAGACCGCCCTCGCCGCCGCTTTCGGCGCGGCGGCGGACGCCCTCGCGGTGACCACCCCGTCCGCCGCGGCCGAGGCCATCCGCCTCCTGCGCAAGCAGGACGGCGGCCGGGCGGCGCTGTTGCTCGGCGGCGCGCCGGACGACGTACCCCGGGAGCCGGGGGAGTCCGGCGGGCCGCGGTACGCCGCCGACCTGGTGCGAGGTCCCGCCGAGCTCATGCCCGCCGTGCGGCGCCTCCTGCGGGACGTCGTCGTCGTGGACACGCTGGAGGACGCCGAGGAGCTCGTCCACTCCCGTCCCGCCCTCACCGCCGTCACCGCCGAGGGCGACCTGCTCGGGGCGCACTTCGCGTACGGCGGGTCCGCCGGGGCGCCCAGTCTGCTGGAGGTGCAGGCCTCGGTCGACGAGGCGGCCGCCGAGCTCGACGAACTGGCCGTGCGCTGCGAGGAGCTGGCGCGGGCCCAGGAGGCGGCGGGGGAGCGGCGCGGGGAGTGCGCCGCGCTCGTCGAGGAGCTGGGGGAGCGGCGGCGGGCCGCCGACCGGCAGAAGTCGGCCGTGGCCCAGCAGCTCGGGCGGCTCGCGGGGCAGGCGCGGGGTGCCGCGGGGGAGGCCGAGCGCTCCACGGCGGCCGCGGCACGGGCGCAGGACGCGCTGGACCGGGCCGTGGAGGAGGCCGAGGAACTCGCCGAACGGCTGGCGGTGGCCGAGGAGATGCCGGTCGAGGAGGAGCCGGACACCTCCGCGCGCGACCGGCTGGCCGCCGACGGGGCCAACGCCCGGCAGACCGAGATGGAGGCCAGGCTCCAGGTCCGTACGCACGAGGAGCGGGTGAAGGGGCTCGCCGGCCGGGCCGACTCGCTGGACCGGGCCGCGCGCGCGGAGCGTGAGGCACGCGCGCGTGCCGAGCAGCGGCGGGCGCGGCTGCGGCACGAGGCGGCCGTCGCGCAGGCCGTGGCCGGCGGGGCGCGTCAGCTGCTCGCCCATGTCGAGGTGTCCCTCGGGCGGGCCGAGGCGGAGCGGGTCGCCGCCGACGCCGCCAAGGCGCTGCGGGAACAGGAGCTGGCCGCCGCACGCGCGGCGGGGCGGGACCTGAAGGCCGAGCTGGACAAGCTGACGGACTCGGTGCACCGGGGCGAGGTGCTGGGCGCCGAGAAGCGGATGCGGATCGAGCAGCTGGAGACCAGGGCGCTGGAGGAGCTCGGGGTGGAGCCCGCGGGGCTCGTCTCCGAGTACGGGCCGCACCAGCCGGTGCCGTCCTCCCCGCCGGCCGAGGGCGAGGTGCTGCCGGAGGACCCCGACGACCCCCGCAACCGGCCGAGGCCGTTCCTGCGGGCCGAGCAGGAGAAGCGGCTGAAGGCGGCCGAGCGGGCCTACCAGCAGCTGGGCAAGGTGAACCCGCTCGCGCTGGAGGAGTTCTCCGCGCTGGAGGAGCGCCACAAGTTCCTCAGCGAGCAGCTCGAGGACCTCAAGAAGACCCGTGCCGACCTCCTTCAGGTGGTGAAGGAGGTGGACGAGCGGGTCGAGCAGGTCTTCACCGAGGCGTTCCGGGACACCGCCCGCCAGTTCGAGGGAGTCTTCGGGCGGCTCTTCCCCGGCGGCGAGGGGCGGCTGATCCTGACCGACCCCGACAACATGCTGACCACCGGTGTCGACGTCGAGGCCCGGCCGCCCGGCAAGAAGGTCAAGCGGCTCAGCCTGCTCTCGGGCGGCGAGCGGTCGCTGACGGCCGTCGCCATGCTGGTGTCGATCTTCAAGGCCCGGCCCAGCCCGTTCTACGTCATGGACGAGGTCGAGGCCGCGCTCGACGACACCAACCTCCAGCGGCTGATCCGGATCATGCAGGAGCTCCAGGAGTCCTCGCAGCTGATCGTGATCACGCACCAGAAGCGCACGATGGAGGTCGCCGACGCGCTGTACGGCGTCTCGATGCAGGGCGACGGTGTGTCGAAGGTCATCAGCCAGCGTCTGCGCTGA
- a CDS encoding CAP domain-containing protein: MGRHRRSAAGRAATSRATGVTQTHGSHADSRTSRDSYAGDRPTMGIAPYLNPEAYADSVARSQEYLFATGEGYAHDDTAVFAADGFRPDGGAPERGSARAAAGRRRKKRVATPVKTGLLGVSAAVAIGTVAVATGVVPGLDNYQLGGGGGSADKVQAANSPTNSASEQGGTSGSADSGRGGTSTSRDAGRSASPAAPASSAAPSSPSASASASAAAPSETATEKPKATPSKEQETTPSESKRTATKAPPKAETPVTVSAEAQAAAEVLKLVNEERAKVGCSAVSANSALSDLAEQFSDDMAARGFFDHTDPDGATPWDRAAKAGISGLGGENIARGQADAAAVMEAWMNSPGHKANILNCDFKTLGVGVHLGSGGPWWTQDFGY, encoded by the coding sequence ATGGGACGCCACCGACGCTCCGCCGCCGGCCGCGCCGCCACGAGCCGCGCCACGGGGGTCACACAGACGCACGGCTCGCACGCGGACAGTCGCACTTCGCGGGACTCGTATGCCGGCGACCGCCCCACCATGGGCATCGCGCCGTATCTCAACCCGGAGGCGTACGCCGACTCCGTGGCCAGGAGCCAGGAGTACCTGTTCGCCACCGGCGAGGGGTACGCCCACGACGACACCGCGGTCTTCGCGGCGGACGGCTTCCGGCCCGACGGCGGCGCACCGGAGCGCGGCTCGGCGCGCGCGGCCGCGGGCCGCCGCCGCAAGAAGAGGGTCGCCACGCCCGTCAAGACGGGACTGCTGGGCGTCTCCGCCGCGGTCGCCATCGGCACCGTCGCGGTGGCCACGGGCGTCGTGCCCGGCCTCGACAACTACCAGCTCGGCGGGGGCGGCGGCTCGGCCGACAAGGTGCAGGCCGCGAACTCCCCGACCAACTCGGCCTCCGAGCAGGGCGGCACCTCCGGCTCCGCCGACTCCGGACGGGGCGGCACGTCGACCAGCCGCGACGCCGGCCGGTCGGCGTCGCCCGCCGCCCCGGCGTCGTCGGCCGCGCCGTCCTCGCCCTCGGCCTCCGCGTCCGCCTCGGCGGCCGCGCCGAGCGAGACCGCGACCGAGAAGCCGAAGGCCACCCCTTCGAAGGAGCAGGAGACCACGCCGTCCGAGTCGAAGCGGACCGCCACCAAGGCTCCGCCGAAGGCGGAGACCCCGGTGACGGTGTCGGCCGAGGCGCAGGCCGCGGCCGAGGTGCTCAAGCTCGTCAACGAGGAGCGGGCCAAGGTCGGTTGCAGCGCCGTCTCCGCGAACAGCGCGCTGTCGGATCTCGCCGAGCAGTTCAGCGACGACATGGCCGCGCGCGGGTTCTTCGACCACACCGACCCGGACGGGGCGACCCCGTGGGACCGTGCGGCGAAGGCGGGGATATCCGGCCTCGGCGGCGAGAACATAGCCCGCGGCCAGGCCGACGCGGCCGCGGTCATGGAGGCCTGGATGAACAGCCCCGGCCACAAGGCGAACATCCTGAACTGCGACTTCAAGACGCTGGGCGTCGGCGTCCACCTGGGCTCCGGCGGCCCCTGGTGGACGCAGGACTTCGGGTACTAG